Within the Defluviimonas aquaemixtae genome, the region TACCGGACCGAATACGACACCGATCCGCTGCCGGGCCTGAAGAGCACCGATAACACGCTCAACGTGTCGCTGGTCTACAGCTTCAACTAAAGAGCGGACCCCTCGTTTGATCATGACTGGGGCGGTGAAACCCGCCCCTTTTTCTTCAACTGAGGAAAAATCAGATGATGGCCACGGAGATTTCCAATCTCGGTGAACTGGCCGATCAGTATGCCGATCGCGGTTACGTGGAGGTTCTCAGCGATGTACGCGATGGCCGTCCATTTGGAT harbors:
- a CDS encoding DUF481 domain-containing protein codes for the protein YRTEYDTDPLPGLKSTDNTLNVSLVYSFN